In Lycium barbarum isolate Lr01 chromosome 9, ASM1917538v2, whole genome shotgun sequence, the DNA window CACTTCCTCAGCCCTGTAATATCCTTTATGATCAAAAAGACACTCCATGGTACTTCCCATTGTCCTGTCAAGATCATTTTAAGAGTCATTAAATCAGTCTCCAAGATTACAGGAAATAGATCATTTGTCACATAGTATTTAAACCCCTTCTGTAATGCTATTGCTTTAGCAACTAAATTTGATCCATCTGATATTCTTCTAACTGCAGCATGCACCAAGTTTCCATCAGAGTTCCTAATACAAAATGCCACTGAGCTTGTCCCTGGATTGCCTCTAGAAGCACCATCTGAGTTACACTTAAACCACCGTGGCATAGGCAAATTCCATCTCACTATATGTGGTCTGTATGTTTCAAACAACTGCATAATCTGTGGAACAGACTTTGGTACTTGCATTCTTGGATTTCTAACTCTACACATCTAATGTATGGTCAAATTTATTTCATATATCACCATATTGATTGTCATCTTCCCTCTATGCACCACAgtgtttctccacttccatattttcCACATTGTGATCACTGGTATGGCTCTAATAATAGATTTGAACATAGATGAAAAATCAACAATTCAACCAGACCTGTATCACTTGTTTCACCTGAAGCAAAGTTGTTGTGATTCCTACAATAACTTTAACATATCTCAAGACCTGTGAAGCAATTTTTCCGGTAACAAATATATGATCTACATTTTCACATTGTTTAGGATCATAACAATAACATTTTCCTTCTGTATTAATCCAAATCCTTCTCACTATATCCCCTACTGGTAGTTTGCATTTCCACAATCTCCAGAAAAAGAATGAGATTTTGAAAGGCAAACCTGGTATCCATATGCTTTTGTATATATCAGACTTCCCAAGTTTCCTTCTTAAGAGCCCCCTCCCATGCACTTCCAACTGTAAATTTACCAGATGATGTCATCATCCACCTTGGTTTGTCCCATTCTTCTATAGATTCATGAAAGTCTAATTCTTCAAGTATATGATCAATAATATCAGTAGGAAAAAACTGTTGTAGTTTACTCATGTTCCACCCATCCGGATTTCTCAATTCCTTCACATCTTGTACTATTTCATCCACAACAAAATCATCAGGAACTAAGTAGTATAAAGCTCCAAGTTTTGTCTAATTATCAAACCAAATATTAGCAGTTCCACTTTATGGCTCCCACCACATTTCATGCTCCATGTTGTCTCTAGCTTCTAACATCATTTTCTTGACCTGAGGGCCTCCTTTCCAAGGCACATACTGAGGGTAATTCCTTTTACAATACTTGTTCCACATATAATTTTACCATAGAGTATTTGTAGTTCTAAATTTCCACCAGAGTTTAGCACATAATGCTTTAGAAACATCAAATAAGGATCTGAAGCCAACTCCACCTTCTTCCTTTGGCAAGCACAGATTCATCCATGAAGATCAatgtcttcttcttccttcttcactATTATTCCAGAAAAATATTGCAAACACCCTATGCAGGTAATGTATAACACCCTTTGGAGGTCTGATAGCTGAGAGTACGTGAATTGGCATACTCAGTAAAACACTGTTGATCAAAACAACTTTTCCTCCAAACGATAAAAGTCTTCCTTTCCAAGCTGCGAGTTTGTCCTTCACTTTTTTCATCAAGTCACTATAATCAGCCTTTCTCTTTATTGCATGTGTGATTGGGCAACCTAAGTATGTGAAAGGGAAATATCCCCTAATAAAACCAGTAATAGCCTCCACCTGCTGCACCATCACATTTGCAACTTTATTATGCATGTAGAAGGAACTTTTTCCTTTGTTGATAAGCTGCCCTGACATCTGCTCATACTCCTGTAATATTCCCATGATCACCTGTAATGAAGTATCATCTGCAGATGAGAATATAATAGTATCATCTTCATAAGCAAAATGATTCAAATTAgcactccatttaggcattcCATAGCTTCTAAAGCCATTGTCCTCAAATAAAGAGTCCAATGCTCTAGACAACACTTCTGCAGACAAAATAAACAAAGCAGAAGAGAGTGGATCTCCTTGCTTAACACCTGTTGTTGAGTGGAAAAATCCAGAAGCCTGTCCATTGAATAGAACTGAGTTACCAATTGTTTGCCAAAAAATCCCATGACACTCTATCATAGGCCTTAGCCATATGCAGTTTAAGCACCACATTAGCTGGTTTTCCCCTAAGTCTTATATCTGATACCACCTCCTGAGTTAACAGTACATTCTCAATGATACATCTTCCCTTTACAAAACCAGACTGATTAGCAGATATCAAAGAAGGCAAAACGTTTTCAAGTTTAGTTTTACACCACTCTAGAGATCACTTTGTTAATAAAATTACTGAGACTTATGGCCTTCATATCTGCAAAGGTCTCAACATTATTCTTCTTTGGGATCAGAACCAGATTTGTATGAGTTATGGACTTTGGCAAAGTCTGTCCTTCAAAGAAGACTTTCACTACATTATACACATCAACCCCCATAATCTCTAAGAATACTTGATAAAATGCTTCTATCATGCCATCTGGACCACCTGAGCTATCTCCTGATAGATCAAAAACTACATTCTTAACATCTTCTAGAGTTGGCATGGTGGTAAGTATCTGCTTTTCTCCTGAGTAACCATATTTGGAACATGTTGAAGCAATGGAAAATCTGAGGAGATATCCTCCTGTGTAAACTGATGATGATAAAATTGAGTTGTTTCTTCAGTTAGAGCATCTTCCCCCTCAACCCAACTTCcatcttgattttcatccttttgaCCTACAATCTCTTCCTCCTACCATTTACCATATTGTGGAAAAACCTTGTATTCCTATCCCCCTAagaaaagcaagtaaaatgagatTTCTGTCTCCAGAACTCATCCTCATAATGCATATACTTCTTCAATTCTTCTTGTGCTAGTTGGAGTACCATCCTGTTTGCGGGAGAAGGATCATCTTCAACAAGCTGTTCTTTAACTCTCACAATATCTTCCCTTACTACCAGTTCCTTGAAGATATCCCTAAAAGTAGCTTTACTCCATTCTGATAAAACAGACTTAACTTTTTAAAGCTTCAGTTTAAAAGTAATGAGTTCATCTGCTTCAAAATCAGTATGCCACCCTTGATTCACAACCTCTAAGAAGGATTCATGTTTTATCCAAAACTTTAGAAATCTGAAAGGTTTCCTTACATATTGAGATGAATGTCCACAAGTAAGTAGAAGAGGAGCATGATTAGAACCAGTTCTAGATAAAAGTTCAACTTCCATGTAACCAAACCAATCCTGTAGTTTTGAATTAGTGAGCATTCTGTCCAACCTTTTAAAAATACAATCCCTACcagctctaccattccaccatgtgaataAGCTCCCTTTAAAAGAAACTTCAAATAGTTCACTTGAATTCACATAGTATGCAAAATCTTCATACTCGTCTGGATAAACTGGCAGACCCCCTATTTTTTCATCTTCATGAATAATGACATTGATATCCCCTCGCACAAGCCAGGGCACTTCCATTTGATCAGCCAGGTTATACAAGTTATCCCAAATACAAATTCTTTCCAATGCTTCACACTTTGCATAAATCATAGTAGTCAAAAGAATCTTACTATCCTCCTGAAAATTTATCTTAACTGTAATCTGTTGATCTGTATCCTGAATCACCTCTACATCTATATTATCATTTATAAAGAACCAAATTTTACCATTGCAGTTATGATGTGCATACCTCATGCCCAATCTCCTTCTAAATCTTTGAATGTGTCTAACATGCTGAAATGGTTCCATCAAAGCAATGATGGAAAATTTATGATGCCTATGTAACATTTGCACTCTATAAAAAGCTTGTTGTGAATTCACAGACCTGATATTCAAAAATAGAGTCTTTATAAAGATTTATTGACATTCTTCACAACTCTATTTGGCAATATTCTTATAGGCTGAATATCCACTACACTTTGTTGTTTGCCCTTCTTACTCCCTTTCTGCATGGACTTTGGAGAAATATCAGCTTCCTTAGCTACCTGATTAAACACCTGCTGTATGGCTTCCTCATGTACCCCATCTTTAGCACTGCTACTTGTATGGCCTTGTAACTTACATTCAGTACAATAATTAGGCAAATAATCATACTGAATCTTCACTTTCATAACATTTACTTCCTTGGTTTggtcatcttcaatctccatcataacaaacttaggATGATCTGATAATAAATCCAGTTGCACCTTTACCCTAGCACAATTAGGCTTGGTTTTATTAATAGTAGCCATGTCCAATAACAATGGTTTCCCAACTGCCGATGCTAAGGTAAACAAAGATTCCTTAACAAAGTAAGTAGGCAGTAAATAAGGGAAATATATCCATGCCATTGCAATTGAAGTCTCTTCGTCAACCCTAAAATGGGAATCATCTATGAGAGGTCTCATTTGATAAGACTTACCATCCTCAGACTTCAACCAAAAGGCACTCTTAGAAGAGATGTTTATGAAATCTTCCATTAAAGAACATCTAATCACAACATGTCGATCTCTTAGGAATCCAACTTGACACTTTCCCTTAGCACCACATTGACTTGGAACAATATCTCTCAACTCATCCATTTCTACCTAGCCATACGAGAACTTACCTACAATAGCATGCTTTAAATTCTCTATTTGTTCCATTCTTGATACTTTTGACATAGTCCAACGCACCACTGGGATACCATCAACATATTGAACCTCATTTATAGGTATAGGATCAACAATGGGATTGGTAGTAGGGGTACATTCATGCACAAGAGTCTGCATGTAGGTTGTAGGGCTTTTATCTTCGACTGATAGAAGCGGGACAATAGGCTGAGAAGCGGGTATTTTCGTGTTGGTAAGGGGAGGGTAGTGATCTAGGTTGGACGTTAATGGAGGATTTCTAGCCGCTATTTACGGCTGACCAGTGGCTATAGTGTGAAAGTAGGTTTAgtttagggtttgcatgggaatAGGAGGAGAGAGAAGCGAGctttttttttatgtgtttatGCATATGTGTGTTTAGtcttcttcatcattcactcggaacttgatttcatttttttctGAGTCCATAAGCACTCTGCCCGCAACAAGGATGGGTCTTcccaagtgttatatcccgtattttcgcatattcggaaaattccaAATAATTtttacttgtaagaaataaggccatattttgattttatttaatatatatatgtgttgttcatgaaatgttgatgtggaaatatggaggaaggccaagggtaaaattgggaactttggaaattagtttcgggaattacataataagacccataactaattgggctcaaaataaatgaaaaaaaagagaaaaggaagGCCCAatccaaggggtggccggccatggcaatggaaataggcccaagcccatgtgactAATTAACCCAAGTAATAAAAATAGATAAGGGCCACCATTTGTTCATTCTAGAACaatcaagaaacaaaacaaaagagagggagcaagaacaagagaggggtTCAGCcaacccaagaaaaaaaaaattagccatcAACCTTGATCTGAAAATctaaattttctagtattcctactaatctcgagaccctcttcaacgggatataaattttgaggaaagaaagtactttttttagcaaGTGGAAAGtcttgaaaaaggtaagaattctacccttttatgttatgaaaGATTTCTATATGTTATagtgtagaatttaatgaaaatcatggagttgttgtgtgttgagtgagtcgtgtgggtgtgtgtaagtatatgtggccgtgtgatgttgttatggtgaggagaagatggattaattttatttagcttgttaattgtgttgttgtgaccttgtgatgtaaatggaagaataatggttcaagattgacatgaaaattagttgtaagttgttgtaggaaaattgtgtgattttattatagttttatgtaattatggaaatggaattgttaaggtgcgaattgttgttgttgttgatgaaattggaagataaaaatgtgttgtgaatgttcgtgtcaAAGATTGGCGGTTTCGGGTGAAATATGGTTTTGgcgggattgttgaatattttgtagaaatgtatgaaatgcttttgaattgcacttgaatgatcttgaattagtagtgaatatgtaagtgtcgatatcggcttgaaaattcgtagttgaattgaatgttgatgaattatgttgaaaggaaggttactaatgttggaatgtgttttgaattgattattgatgttattggtatggttgttggtattgttggtatagttgttgatgaatttggccgagttaaattctcgggaatgTTGAATTtccaggggagatgctgccgaaatttctgtagacaagtgctaattagaattggatttctaagtacttgtagctaatatttggtaattgataatattattgtagatattggagagcccgagacttgattcgggaattgattagcgggcgattgaggtatgtaaagcctaccgttccttctttttggcatgatcctttctggaataaacaaaaatgtatatgtatgcttataaagagaatcctactcttagatgccactaggatggctaacatctttgaccccCGTAAGCTATCCCATATGGTTCGATACGcatttatgatgtttgaagattttagttgatatgtttccgaacaaTGTCCGAAAagtatttgatatggctaaagctttggatacatatattttgatacgtacatatgatcttaaaggctccatttgatttgctccttaGTAATGGTTGAAAGCTCCCCTAATACAAATGTAACTTGAATTTTCAAAAAGaacttctgaaatgcttttagaaagttctgtacttcaaaagttcgtaactttcgtatattaactctgattgacccgaaactgatttctgagccttcggatgtcgtaaaaATATTTGTTCATCAAGTTTTGaagcttatttatttatatgcatatggtttccgcactactccgctcgtgcctactactatgatatcgttcgccggttcccggacCGGttctgtgatcgtgcgcactatggtatattcggcagtatgatgtgttacgattcccgagacctcgccatagggccgggtaccgcttatatacggagttatgatgtgatatggcatatgatatgttctggtgttgtgatatgttatgatgatacgatatgttcggggattgtacggagatgtgaaaccttctggagtatgatgtgttgtggcgccagcgtcggagtggcggccacgttcctgagccctatgcatgattttttattttcttaatatatatatatatatattcagcacaggttttgatatactaattctgtatccacatTTTGTACTTctcacttcggttatgattcggatttctgtatttcatgctttgcatactcagtacatatttcatacttacctcctttcctcgggggctgcgtttcatgccggcaggtacggacgttcgttttggtgatcctccagtataggatacatattctgccacttggattactccttttgatccggagctcatatttttggtacatatcttctgttatacatattctgtatatatatgactatttgggtaccgcggggccctgtcccgtcatatattctgtcatgatttgtagaggcctgtagtcatatatgtgggtcatgggtcatgtttgttcgtttgtgattatgatctgcgtcttaatacggtcccgtttgctattatggccaaaacggcccatatggttgtatatgtgtgtatatctgggcgatgtgtattccgccagcctacaggatttgatatgatgtttctgtacgggcgaccgcttaagatgatatttgttttcagtatctgtttaaaataacgtatgttatgtttgaataaatctttgatatgtcgatctggtacgtaagtctgtttgggtgtccaaatagggcaccagtcgcggcccacggggctgggtcgtgacaccaagatgatgggaatatctCTATCAACCGCACAATCCAGAATAACGAAATCAGTaggcaacatgaacttacccacttgcaccaacacatcatctataacccCAACTAGCTTCTTGATGGATCTGTCCGCCATTGTAATCGCATATAAGTTAGTCTAGGCATTCCCAATCCAGACTGTTTGAAAATATCAAGAGGCATCAAGttgatactcgccccattatcacacagagcacgggCAAATGCATGACGCCTAATATTACACGGAATGGTAAATGCCcctggatctcccttcttctgaactgtAGTGGAAGTAATAATCGAACTCTCACGCTGAGTTAAATTCATTGTCTCATGTTGAACAAACCTTTTCTTACtaagcaggtctttcacaaacttagcaaatccgggcatctctttgacagcaTCTATGAATGGAAAATTCATTGTTAACTGCTTgaactgatcatagaacttctaACACTTAACATTATCATTCTTCTTTGCCAGCCTTTGAGGAAAGGGAggctttgctttgtacatctaagtcaaagggcgaagagcctcATTTATCGTGTGTTGCTTGTGTCTGCGGCAACTTCGGGAATATTAACAACTTTTTCTTCACCATGGACCCCATCATCAACGATAGGCACATCAGAATGCACGTCTTCTTGCTCAATAATTGGATCTAGATCTACCAGCttcttgtcagcaccttgaagtattttaccactcctcgtGCTAACAGTAAAAGTACGTTCCACGCCACCaccattcttcgggtttggaatagtatcactaggaagctAACCCTTTTTAGCAGGATGCTGTTCTCTAGAAAGATCACGCATCTACTGTTTAAGGTTCTGAATAGCTGCTGATTGAGAAACCACTATCTCTGATAGCCCCAATAATGTCTTTTTAGTGTTTGTCTGACTTGATaacactttttcaagcattgactccaaccttGAACTACCTTGATCTGTTTCCGAAGttaccattgttgttgttgtatctatcTTGGTCGGTCCACtatagttgttattgtagttcccttggttgttgcTATAGTTGTTATATGCACCCTTCCCTTGTTGAGGTCTCCGATATCTCTGAATATGCCAAGAAATATCCCCTTTCGCTATGTAATCTGCATATTGAACATTCTGAACTGGCGGAGGGGGACCCTGTTGATATGGACCCTCTgggacttggtacattccaggcggcatgcctgagatatcttcacaaatGGTTACCTTTTTTGATTCCCTCTCATCAAGACTCTTTGTCAGTAAAGAGAGACTAGTAGCCAATTGTGTTAATGTCTGCTGCGTTTCCTGGCTATCTTTCACAATATTTTGAATCAATGTTGTCCTAAGTGATAGCCCATCAGAATTACTCGAATGCCATGCTTGACTGtgtgtagtcaatcgatcaagtatatcagtaatattaGCAGAGGAAttattcatgaaacacccgcTAGCAGTATTATTGGCTAttgcttgggtcataggatccaatCCTCGGTAGAACTTATCcttcaaaatctgatctggaaaaccatggtttggactcctatccaaatattctttgtacctttcccaagcttcaaaaagtttttccccattacgttgtttgaactcgtaaatctgatcacgaatttcagctcttttactcgggagataccacttcctgagaaacactttgaccatctcttcccatgtagcaatagagtttcggggcagctttgtaaaccattttctcgcttcttcggctaacgaatatttgaaaaGATTCAGCTGAACCGCTTCTTATGTCACACCCTgttggatatgctgagagcatgatgtggcgtgatttttacGCCAAAATCGatacttttcggctataagttttacttgttgttaagcaagtcgatgtgattttacgtgtttcttagtgtttttcaggtaaaggaacagatttggcacaatcgcagttgaagtgcagaaccaggtcatAATTTGAGGTTTACAGCTCGTATtttacaatacgggccgtatttcgtggtcgtattaaaggatttcagaaacagaaagtcaagctgagaagatggtgatttacgagctcagtttatggaccgtatttcagtttacggtccgtattccatcacgtatttagtcattcaagcgtctggcagaaagtctgagattagcaaagtgaaagacgactaagaagtttacggaccgtaaaccactttacggtctgtattttggaAGGTTAAGTTCCACACAGCTGATGAGACGACGAGGGCGTAAACcattttttacggtccgtaatgtgatttacggaccgtatttcatcatgacgggactgaagtgcaaaatctgtaacttgtgtaatttcaaaacctataaatagtcattgtagggttttaatattcatcattcattatatttttgtctcttgacttaggatattaattctctctagtttttgaagattcaaacatcaattcaagtattacgaattccttttttattccaaagtaagcaattatgaattcttgaatttcttatttcttgttctttgtcatgagtaactaaattcccttactagggttgtgaacccaatgatgggtgttttgtgattcagtttgtgattgatatacaaataatggataattagggtttagttattcttcattcttcattcataattaatggttgaaaacattgattaaagccataaaccctaaatttatttggaagaataattagggttggtaagaataactaacaagaattcaaagctttaaactttgtttaataaattcacttaggaataagaggaatttacttggcatgattaatcgttcttcataatcactttcttatatttgggaaaatcatagaaagatataatctttatttattgggaaatagtagagattcacatagagattaagtgcattcatataatgatccattacaagtatatccagatcaatacccatgatcatacactctatctaacggggacacaaccttagtttcttttaccataactAGTCACCAAAGCAACAATTTAGcaactagtcatagaaaaaccaacttttacacaaattatcggattaagacattagacctagaacttagcaccTACGACTTTAGTatccttttcacaccatattccctgtgggattcgaccccaaccttgttggttactatatttgacatcgtccgcgttataccaataATAgctgtaatttgagcgtatcaaattttggcgccgctgccggggaatacgattttgaaattactaaatagtgtttgctttgattaaagtcttttgcttattccatcacaccttgttttctactctgtgtaaactaggtgaacatgaatcaaaatcagcagaatcagcgtgctggtaatcaggtgaatcggttgaacaatcaggcgaatgaatctgatgatgagaatatttttgctgaacttgtccaagaggaggactatgcatctgctattgttcaacctcgagttggagctgctacaGTGAAAATTGACTCATCTTTATACTAGCTTttgaaacttgagggatactttcggaactctaccgagaatgaccctcaacgtcatttgcagaattttgtggatatGTGTGGTAATCATatccagaacaatgttccacaagatgctattcggttgaggttattcaaatattccttagctggggaGGCAAGAACctggttcgagaagctgccccgaaattcgattacttcatgggcagaaatGGTAGCTGTTTTTCTTACAAAGTGGTACcctcctagcaagaaggctgagattcgcgacaagatttatgaattcaagcagcgaccgggggaacaactatatgacgCCTGGGAGAGGTTCAAAGAGTATTTTCAGAAGAGCCCAAATCATGATTTTCCggaaaatatattgatggagaagttctacatAGGGTTAGATCTagtgacacagtcagtagctaacaatgcagctgatgggtgttttatgaacaagacctttcgacgagtgaccaccatacttaacaagctgacaactcataatcaggcttggcactcaaacaatgctgaagtggtaccatatggtagtgctatgctccagaatatagtgaaggaaaattaggatacccagcaaacattggcagagcttgcaacaaatatttccttgctgacgAAGAAGTTCGATGAATCTCAGATAAAAaaagtaaatgtttgtgaggatgatgtagttttgccaaaagggatgtaccatgctcatgatggtccattccttgatgggccacccatgca includes these proteins:
- the LOC132611923 gene encoding uncharacterized protein LOC132611923, which gives rise to MEPFQHVRHIQRFRRRLGMRYAHHNCNGKIWFFINDNIDVEVIQDTDQQITVKINFQEDSKILLTTMIYAKCEALERICIWDNLYNLADQMEVPWLVRGDINVIIHEDEKIGGLPVYPDEYEDFAYYVNSSELFEVSFKGSLFTWWNGRAGRDCIFKRLDRMLTNSKLQDWFGYMEVELLSRTEWSKATFRDIFKELVVREDIVRVKEQLVEDDPSPANRMGDRNTRFFHNMVNGRRKRLFSIASTCSKYGYSGEKQILTTMPTLEDVKNVVFDLSGDSSGGPDGMIEAFYQVFLEIMGVDVYNVVKVFFEGQTLPKSITHTNLVLIPKKNNVETFADMKAISLSNFINKSGFVKGRCIIENVLLTQEVVSDIRLRGKPANVASGFFHSTTGVKQGDPLSSALFILSAEVLSRALDSLFEDNGFRSYGMPKWSANLNHFAYEDDTIIFSSADDTSLQVIMGILQEYEQMSGQLINKGKSSFYMHNKVANVMVQQVEAITGFIRGYFPFTYLGCPITHAIKRKADYSDLMKKVKDKLAAWKGRLLSFGGKVVLINSVLLSMPIHTKLGALYYLVPDDFVVDEIVQDVKELRNPDGWNMSKLQQFFPTDIIDHILEELDFHESIEEWDKPRWMMTSSGKFTVGSAWEGALKKETWEVLRYVKVIVGITTTLLQVKQVIQSHTSDHNVENMEVEKHCGA